A genomic region of Arachis hypogaea cultivar Tifrunner chromosome 5, arahy.Tifrunner.gnm2.J5K5, whole genome shotgun sequence contains the following coding sequences:
- the LOC112802900 gene encoding large ribosomal subunit protein eL34: MVQRLTYRKRHSYATKSNQHRVVKTPGGKLVYQTTKKRASGPKCPVTGKRIQGIPHLRPAEYKRSRLPRNRRTVNRAYGGVLSGSAVRERIIRAFLVEEQKIVKKVLKIQKAKEKQSLKG, from the exons ATGGTGCAGCGTCTTACCTATCGGAAGCGCCACAGCTATGCTACGAAATCGAATCAACACAGAGTGGTGAAGACTCCTGGTGGCAAGCTCGTTTACCAGACCACCAAGAAGAGAGCCAGCGGCCCTAAGTGCCCCGTCACTGGCAAGAGGATTCAGGGT ATTCCACACTTGAGGCCGGCGGAATACAAGAGATCAAGGTTGCCTAGAAATCGCAGGACTGTGAACCGTGCATATGGAGGGGTTTTGTCTGGAAGCGCTGTTAGGGAAAG GATTATTCGCGCTTTTTTGGTTGAAGAGCAAAAGATTGTGAAGAAGGTGTTGAAGATCCAAAAAGCTAAGGAAAAGCAATCCTTGAAGGGTTAA